The following are from one region of the Erwinia billingiae Eb661 genome:
- a CDS encoding amino acid ABC transporter ATP-binding protein — translation MSEAIDYRNVNATGAISITGVSKSFGQHKALNDVSLELEPGSVTVILGPSGSGKSTLLRSINHLERVDEGFIRIDGDYIGYQQRGDKLYELKEKAILRQRINVGYVFQNFNLFPHLSVLENLIEAPIAHRQLSKRDAIIRAGELLDIVGLRHKADAWPRHLSGGQQQRVAIARALMLNPRVMLFDEPTSALDPELVSEVLDVIKKLARSGTTLVIVTHEIGFAREVADHVVFMDEGKIIEQGSSTQVLNNARHERTRRFLARVL, via the coding sequence ATGTCAGAAGCCATTGATTACCGCAACGTCAATGCCACCGGTGCCATCAGCATTACCGGCGTCAGCAAAAGCTTTGGCCAGCATAAGGCGTTGAACGACGTCTCGCTGGAACTGGAACCCGGTTCGGTCACGGTGATCCTCGGCCCGTCGGGCTCCGGGAAATCCACCCTGCTACGCTCGATTAACCATCTGGAGCGGGTCGACGAGGGCTTTATCCGCATTGATGGCGACTACATTGGCTATCAGCAGCGGGGAGACAAGCTGTATGAACTGAAGGAGAAGGCGATCCTGCGGCAGCGCATCAACGTCGGCTACGTGTTCCAGAACTTCAATCTGTTTCCCCATCTGAGCGTGCTGGAGAACCTGATTGAAGCGCCGATCGCCCATCGTCAGCTGTCAAAACGCGATGCGATTATTCGCGCCGGTGAGCTGCTGGATATTGTTGGCCTGCGTCACAAGGCCGATGCCTGGCCGCGCCATCTTTCCGGCGGTCAGCAGCAGCGCGTCGCCATTGCGCGGGCGCTGATGCTGAATCCGCGGGTGATGCTGTTTGACGAGCCGACCTCCGCGCTGGACCCGGAGCTGGTCAGCGAAGTGCTGGACGTGATCAAGAAGCTGGCACGGTCCGGCACCACGCTGGTGATCGTCACCCATGAGATCGGCTTCGCCCGTGAAGTGGCGGACCATGTGGTGTTTATGGACGAGGGCAAAATCATCGAGCAGGGCAGCAGCACCCAGGTGTTGAACAATGCCCGTCATGAACGAACGCGGCGTTTCCTCGCCCGTGTGCTGTAA
- a CDS encoding ABC transporter substrate-binding protein, with protein sequence MMIKANPLWQCSLLAASLTSVIWLSSVTATAAEKLDVLKNETPINAPANPDAIGKIPAGFHFIEPGYLTVATSATNSPPLALLASDNKTRIGSDPDIARLLADSLGLKLRLVPASWEDWPLGIAAGRYDVAMFNIAVTEERKKKFDFATYRSDNHAFSVKANSPIAAINSPKDVAGKRIIVASGTNQERILLSWDQQNREKGLAPVEPIYLTDDASATLSLLSGRADAMFGPHSIAAWKVASRGQTKLVGNGPFRAWVAVTTKKGNGLAPALQTALDGTIAGGQYQQVLQRWGEQDEAIAHSTVNPQGIVY encoded by the coding sequence ATGATGATCAAAGCAAACCCATTATGGCAATGCAGTCTGCTTGCCGCTTCGCTGACCAGCGTGATCTGGCTCAGCAGCGTTACCGCCACGGCGGCAGAAAAACTGGACGTGTTGAAGAACGAAACGCCAATTAATGCGCCGGCGAACCCGGACGCGATCGGCAAGATCCCGGCGGGATTTCATTTTATCGAACCGGGTTACCTGACGGTGGCGACCTCAGCCACCAATTCGCCGCCGCTGGCGTTGCTGGCGTCGGACAATAAAACCCGCATTGGCAGCGACCCGGATATCGCCCGCTTATTAGCCGACAGTCTGGGCTTAAAGCTGCGACTGGTGCCGGCTTCGTGGGAGGACTGGCCGTTAGGGATAGCGGCCGGGCGTTATGATGTGGCGATGTTTAATATTGCGGTCACCGAAGAGCGCAAAAAGAAGTTCGATTTTGCCACCTATCGCTCGGATAACCATGCGTTTTCGGTGAAGGCCAACAGCCCGATCGCCGCCATTAATTCGCCGAAGGATGTCGCCGGTAAGCGGATTATCGTTGCCTCTGGCACCAATCAGGAACGCATCCTGTTGAGTTGGGACCAGCAGAACCGGGAAAAAGGGCTGGCGCCGGTTGAGCCGATTTATCTGACCGATGATGCCTCGGCGACGCTGTCGCTGCTATCCGGCCGCGCGGATGCGATGTTTGGTCCACACTCTATCGCCGCCTGGAAAGTGGCATCTCGTGGGCAAACCAAACTGGTGGGCAACGGCCCATTCCGCGCCTGGGTGGCCGTCACCACCAAAAAGGGCAACGGCCTGGCCCCGGCATTACAAACCGCGCTGGATGGCACCATTGCCGGCGGGCAGTATCAACAGGTGCTGCAACGCTGGGGCGAGCAGGATGAAGCGATTGCTCATTCCACGGTGAATCCGCAGGGGATTGTTTATTAA
- a CDS encoding type II toxin-antitoxin system RelE family toxin — MVQIYWTGKAAKDLRKLPARDQEAVRSKVNSLGDFPIIGNLDFKKLTDMKNQFRLRVGNYRVLIELHGGTPVVIEILHVLRRNNSTY, encoded by the coding sequence ATGGTTCAGATCTATTGGACAGGTAAAGCAGCGAAAGACCTGCGAAAACTACCAGCGAGAGACCAGGAAGCTGTGCGCAGCAAGGTTAATTCTCTGGGTGATTTCCCCATTATCGGCAATCTTGATTTCAAAAAGCTTACCGATATGAAAAACCAGTTTCGCCTCAGAGTTGGAAATTATCGTGTCCTCATAGAGTTACATGGTGGAACCCCAGTAGTGATTGAAATTCTGCACGTTCTTCGCCGAAACAACTCGACCTACTAA
- a CDS encoding helix-turn-helix domain-containing protein — protein sequence MAIQYITNSKGEKLSAIVPMDLFKKLIFNSELDELYEYLETERGPSDNVKYPNEVINIFSSKNCTMQAAWRLYRGMTQKQVAEKLGITQATVSEFEKSEKPRKDNLERLAQLYKCDPEQLTLE from the coding sequence ATGGCGATTCAATATATCACCAACAGTAAAGGTGAAAAACTTTCGGCTATTGTGCCTATGGATTTGTTTAAAAAGTTAATTTTTAACAGCGAGTTAGATGAGCTTTATGAATACCTTGAAACCGAAAGGGGCCCCAGCGATAACGTTAAATACCCCAATGAGGTGATAAACATATTCTCATCGAAAAACTGCACCATGCAGGCTGCCTGGCGACTCTACAGAGGCATGACGCAAAAGCAAGTTGCTGAAAAATTAGGAATCACTCAAGCAACTGTTTCAGAGTTTGAAAAGTCAGAAAAACCCAGAAAAGATAATTTAGAAAGGCTTGCCCAACTCTATAAGTGTGATCCCGAACAGTTGACGTTAGAATAA
- a CDS encoding virulence factor SrfC family protein: MKPLTPKQLSGTFGKKLETLAKGIERSVSWLESARETSPRLNMEADRLSVRLQRQLNKATNLLEAAGKECAIGFFGLSQAGKSYLITSLAASEKGKTEIALGSSVIDYSVLNPQQLTGTMVVRYSGQQVRVDNEWPVQLALLSEAELVAILADVWSRRCGDQPAVLDEQQISERLKTVSMYRQPEAIDGMNRQDVVALWDRLATSQLCSGKALETHFWPLAIELAPMLGVDDRARLFSLLWNEDRGLTALYRQLAHVLHHVSCVPRVLAPLAALDDASLSILNSNGLRYFNASSDRVIQVVPQHNGRNLQPVNLPLAELALLGREVLMPLYSAPRESLFEQVDMLDYPGFEQPAVLPDDEHHELALAFMTAKRPFLLTRAAEHQDVNLLMVCSAVGHRSETRTVGRVLDNWVKQTQGENTQVRSRRKPGLIWALTPFDQRITRGQNFDAAVQRYVGNPGDVWGSMLAMDEKGVKRMAGWLMTEIRREAKVERLQEQSAEIRRELAENLLGRWYLASEKEEPQARLRIAGSLLKSLQARTGVHGELLERLLPARETLRHLFLQRQNPGERPLVEEYALSEDDPFGIGMSIDLLSDEPVAGLLNAEEQHAAEEPEAEFAQQVYRHWINILRQLPDQGPLLELLGVTKPTLEMLTEELVTASIRLDIEALLVKKLTDHDASGTPVEMMADRQVSRALSVMGDFVAWLGFQHVPEAERPQSKINRGKPIFAKPETQTASLGPGQRLTKLDLKPNNYAAWYIYDWLVGLNEMILQNAGYSAAREINSEQRDELALILKQIGK, translated from the coding sequence ATGAAACCTTTGACGCCAAAACAGCTGTCCGGCACCTTCGGCAAAAAACTGGAAACGCTGGCCAAGGGCATTGAGCGCTCGGTCAGCTGGCTGGAAAGCGCCCGCGAAACCTCGCCGCGCCTGAATATGGAAGCCGATCGCCTGAGCGTGCGGCTGCAGCGTCAGCTGAATAAAGCCACTAACCTGCTGGAAGCCGCCGGTAAAGAGTGCGCGATTGGCTTCTTTGGCCTGTCGCAGGCGGGAAAGTCCTATCTGATCACCTCCCTGGCGGCCAGTGAAAAAGGCAAAACCGAGATTGCGCTGGGCAGTTCAGTGATCGACTACAGCGTGCTGAATCCGCAACAGCTGACCGGCACCATGGTGGTTCGCTACAGCGGTCAGCAGGTTCGCGTTGATAACGAGTGGCCGGTGCAGCTGGCGCTGTTGAGTGAAGCAGAGCTGGTCGCTATTCTGGCCGACGTCTGGTCACGCCGCTGCGGCGATCAACCGGCGGTGCTCGACGAGCAGCAGATTTCTGAACGGTTGAAAACGGTGTCGATGTACCGTCAGCCAGAGGCCATCGATGGCATGAACCGCCAGGACGTGGTGGCCTTGTGGGATCGCCTTGCCACCTCGCAGCTGTGTTCCGGTAAAGCGCTGGAAACGCACTTCTGGCCGCTGGCGATTGAACTGGCCCCGATGCTCGGCGTCGACGATCGTGCCCGCCTGTTCTCGCTGTTATGGAATGAAGATCGCGGGCTGACCGCCCTTTATCGCCAGCTGGCGCACGTGCTGCATCATGTCTCCTGCGTGCCTCGCGTGCTGGCTCCGCTGGCGGCGCTGGACGATGCGTCCCTGAGTATTTTGAATAGCAACGGCCTGCGTTATTTCAACGCCTCGTCGGATCGCGTGATTCAGGTGGTACCTCAGCATAACGGCCGCAATCTGCAGCCGGTCAATCTGCCGCTGGCCGAGCTGGCGCTGTTAGGCCGTGAAGTGCTGATGCCGCTGTACAGCGCCCCGCGTGAGAGCCTGTTTGAGCAGGTTGATATGCTGGATTATCCGGGCTTCGAACAGCCTGCGGTGCTGCCCGATGATGAACACCATGAGCTGGCGCTGGCCTTTATGACCGCCAAGCGCCCTTTCCTGTTAACCCGTGCCGCAGAGCATCAGGATGTTAACCTGCTGATGGTGTGCAGCGCCGTCGGTCACCGTTCAGAGACCCGCACCGTTGGCCGCGTGCTGGATAACTGGGTGAAGCAGACTCAGGGCGAAAATACCCAGGTGCGCAGCCGCCGCAAGCCCGGCCTGATTTGGGCACTGACGCCGTTCGATCAGCGCATCACCCGTGGACAGAACTTTGATGCTGCCGTTCAGCGTTATGTCGGTAATCCGGGCGATGTCTGGGGATCGATGCTGGCGATGGATGAAAAAGGCGTTAAGCGCATGGCGGGCTGGCTGATGACCGAGATCCGTCGCGAAGCCAAAGTGGAAAGATTGCAGGAACAGAGCGCCGAAATCCGTCGTGAACTGGCAGAAAACCTGCTGGGCCGCTGGTATCTGGCCTCCGAGAAGGAAGAGCCGCAGGCGCGTCTGCGCATTGCCGGAAGCCTGCTGAAATCCTTGCAGGCCAGAACCGGCGTGCATGGCGAGCTGCTGGAAAGGTTGTTGCCTGCGCGTGAAACCCTGCGTCACCTGTTCCTGCAGCGTCAGAATCCCGGCGAGCGTCCGCTGGTGGAAGAGTATGCGTTAAGTGAAGATGACCCGTTTGGCATCGGCATGAGCATCGATTTACTGAGCGATGAGCCGGTCGCCGGACTGCTGAATGCGGAAGAGCAACACGCCGCCGAAGAGCCCGAAGCCGAATTTGCCCAGCAGGTGTATCGCCACTGGATCAATATTCTGCGTCAGTTGCCGGATCAGGGGCCGCTGCTGGAGCTGCTGGGCGTGACCAAGCCGACGCTGGAAATGCTGACCGAAGAGTTGGTGACCGCCAGCATCCGTTTAGATATTGAAGCCCTGCTGGTGAAAAAGCTGACCGATCATGACGCGTCAGGCACGCCGGTTGAAATGATGGCCGATCGTCAGGTTTCCCGCGCGCTAAGCGTGATGGGGGATTTTGTCGCCTGGTTAGGTTTCCAGCATGTGCCGGAAGCCGAGCGTCCGCAGAGCAAGATCAACCGTGGAAAGCCGATTTTCGCCAAACCGGAAACGCAGACCGCCAGCCTGGGCCCCGGCCAGCGCCTGACCAAACTGGATCTGAAACCGAATAATTACGCGGCCTGGTATATTTACGACTGGCTGGTGGGATTAAACGAGATGATTTTGCAGAACGCGGGCTACTCGGCAGCGCGTGAAATCAACAGCGAACAGCGTGATGAGCTGGCATTAATCCTGAAGCAGATTGGCAAGTAA
- a CDS encoding virulence factor SrfB, with translation MLATIADFKPNMTLIQNSGIQFLDFALTPELDADLPGKFVRQTANGPLLRLNFNTQNGKYMLPVNAGTAPEVVKPEFSFPLAQSLALLNGIWLPLPFLRFNPPRTFIGGPDNWARMQIIALEKPDQNGNSYRVCLAFETRVWAEGEDESLALNESDVKNGVSFALAHRSNELGEFLDHTWIDGWLREVFSQQAASVEDRPQVNIRAALREFEYQAHYLNVLHMLGDQLNLPELKISAATLQEPAIPVDLILDVGNSHTCGIMVEEHVDDHHGLKHTYELHLRNLSEPHQLFNELFESRVEFAQANFGKQNFSVESGRDDAFIWPSITRVGREASHLALQRLGTEGATGISSPRRYLWDEESYTPGWRFSRTPGNSAQEPLATAAPMTNLVNDEGQPLYNQPFDERLPVFLPQYSRSSVMSFMLSELLAQALMQMNSAIQRQKMLHSSAPRQLRNIILTLPSAMPKPEREIFRRRMHEAIALVWKAMGWHPADDDFTSAKDKAKSLVPVPEVQMEWDEATCGQMVYLYNETQVNFGGRAEAFFVSMARPDRARAADEPVGKTLRIASIDIGGGTTDLAITQYRLDDGVGNNVKIMPRLLFREGFKLAGDDILLDVIQLYVLPALQAAFKQAGMVNPEGVMTRLFGHEGRLDGHSTLRQQVTLQVFIPVGQAILEAYERFDPLDLNAEVDARFEELLALPPTSKLLDYINREIQRELPGEADEFDILRVPLIVKLSKLHAEFLSPRMNITHSLRSMAEVVAVYDCDVLLLTGRPSRFPGVQALFRHLQPLPVSRILSLDGYHTNDWYPFNKQGRIENPKSTAAVGAMLCLLSLDLRLANFWFKAGDFQPYSTIRYLGMLDSNGALSSDNVWYGDIDLDDEKFSLDSRQRFQVRGALTLGFRQLDNDRWPASPLYTLHIADPQLARSVAGDKVLKIKLAVAKESGDFGPERFEIADATLDDGTQVPLEHLRLKLNTLASSGSGLTHYWIDSGSVYKK, from the coding sequence ATGCTGGCAACGATCGCTGATTTTAAACCGAATATGACGCTGATTCAGAACAGTGGCATTCAGTTCCTCGACTTTGCGCTGACGCCTGAGCTGGACGCCGATCTGCCGGGCAAATTTGTCCGCCAGACCGCCAACGGCCCGCTGCTGCGCCTGAACTTCAACACGCAAAATGGCAAATATATGCTGCCGGTGAACGCCGGCACCGCGCCTGAAGTGGTGAAGCCGGAGTTCAGCTTCCCGCTGGCGCAATCCCTTGCGCTGCTGAACGGCATCTGGCTGCCGCTGCCCTTCCTGCGCTTCAATCCGCCGCGCACCTTTATAGGTGGCCCGGATAACTGGGCGCGCATGCAGATTATCGCCCTTGAAAAGCCGGATCAGAATGGCAACTCGTACCGCGTCTGCCTGGCCTTTGAAACCCGTGTCTGGGCCGAAGGTGAAGATGAGTCGCTGGCGCTGAACGAAAGCGACGTCAAAAATGGCGTCAGCTTTGCGCTGGCACATCGCAGTAACGAACTGGGCGAATTCCTCGACCACACCTGGATTGACGGCTGGCTGCGCGAAGTGTTCAGCCAGCAGGCGGCCAGCGTGGAAGACCGCCCGCAGGTCAATATTCGTGCCGCCCTGCGCGAGTTCGAATATCAGGCGCATTACCTGAATGTCCTGCATATGCTCGGTGATCAGCTCAATCTGCCAGAGCTAAAAATCAGCGCCGCCACCCTGCAGGAACCGGCGATCCCGGTGGACTTGATCCTCGATGTCGGCAACTCGCACACCTGCGGCATTATGGTGGAAGAGCATGTTGACGATCATCATGGCCTCAAGCACACCTATGAACTGCATCTGCGCAACCTGAGCGAACCGCATCAGCTGTTTAACGAGCTGTTTGAAAGCCGCGTGGAGTTTGCCCAGGCCAACTTTGGCAAACAGAACTTCTCGGTCGAAAGCGGGCGCGATGACGCTTTTATCTGGCCATCGATCACCCGCGTGGGCCGCGAAGCCAGCCATCTGGCGCTGCAGCGTCTCGGCACCGAAGGCGCCACCGGCATCTCCAGCCCGCGTCGCTACCTGTGGGATGAAGAGAGCTACACGCCGGGCTGGCGCTTCAGCCGGACGCCGGGCAACTCCGCCCAGGAGCCGCTGGCCACCGCCGCGCCGATGACCAATCTGGTCAATGACGAAGGCCAGCCGCTGTATAACCAACCGTTTGATGAGCGTCTGCCGGTGTTCCTGCCGCAGTACAGCCGCAGCTCGGTGATGAGCTTTATGCTGTCTGAACTGCTGGCCCAGGCCCTGATGCAGATGAACAGCGCCATCCAGCGCCAGAAAATGCTGCACAGCAGCGCGCCGCGCCAGTTACGCAACATCATCCTGACGCTGCCGTCGGCGATGCCGAAACCCGAGCGGGAAATCTTCCGCCGCCGGATGCACGAAGCCATCGCGCTGGTGTGGAAAGCGATGGGCTGGCACCCGGCAGATGACGACTTTACCAGCGCCAAAGATAAGGCCAAAAGCCTGGTGCCGGTGCCGGAAGTGCAGATGGAATGGGATGAAGCCACCTGTGGTCAGATGGTCTATCTCTACAATGAAACCCAGGTGAACTTTGGGGGCCGTGCGGAAGCCTTCTTTGTCAGCATGGCACGCCCGGACCGCGCCCGCGCGGCGGATGAGCCGGTTGGCAAAACCCTGCGCATCGCCTCGATTGATATCGGCGGCGGCACCACGGACCTGGCGATCACCCAGTACCGTCTTGATGATGGCGTCGGCAACAACGTCAAAATCATGCCGCGCCTGCTGTTCCGTGAAGGCTTTAAGCTGGCCGGTGACGACATCTTACTCGACGTGATCCAGCTGTATGTTCTGCCGGCCTTACAGGCGGCGTTCAAGCAGGCTGGTATGGTCAACCCGGAAGGCGTGATGACCCGGCTGTTCGGCCATGAAGGTCGTCTGGATGGGCACTCCACGCTGCGTCAGCAGGTCACGTTACAGGTGTTTATTCCGGTCGGCCAGGCGATTCTGGAAGCCTACGAGCGCTTCGATCCGCTGGATCTGAATGCCGAAGTGGATGCCCGCTTTGAAGAGTTGCTGGCGCTGCCACCGACCAGCAAGCTGCTGGATTACATCAACCGGGAAATCCAGCGCGAGCTGCCGGGTGAAGCCGATGAGTTTGATATTCTGCGCGTGCCGCTGATCGTCAAGTTGAGCAAGCTGCACGCCGAGTTCCTGTCACCGCGCATGAACATCACCCACAGCCTGCGTTCGATGGCGGAAGTGGTGGCGGTGTATGATTGCGATGTGCTGCTGCTTACCGGTCGCCCTTCACGCTTCCCTGGCGTGCAGGCGCTGTTCCGCCACCTTCAGCCGCTGCCGGTCAGTCGTATTCTGTCGCTGGACGGTTACCACACCAACGACTGGTATCCGTTTAACAAACAGGGCCGCATTGAGAACCCTAAATCTACCGCCGCCGTCGGGGCAATGCTCTGCCTGCTGTCGCTGGATTTACGCCTGGCGAACTTCTGGTTCAAAGCCGGCGATTTCCAGCCCTATTCAACCATCCGCTATCTGGGGATGCTGGACAGCAACGGCGCGCTGAGCAGCGATAACGTCTGGTATGGCGATATCGATCTGGATGACGAGAAGTTCAGCCTCGATTCCCGTCAGCGTTTCCAGGTACGCGGTGCCCTGACGCTGGGCTTCCGTCAGCTGGATAATGACCGCTGGCCCGCCTCGCCGCTTTACACCCTGCACATTGCCGATCCACAGCTGGCGCGCAGCGTGGCTGGCGACAAGGTGCTGAAAATTAAACTTGCTGTCGCTAAAGAATCCGGCGACTTTGGCCCGGAACGCTTTGAAATTGCGGACGCCACGCTCGATGACGGCACCCAGGTTCCGCTGGAGCATTTACGCCTGAAGCTGAACACCTTAGCCAGCAGCGGATCGGGATTAACCCATTACTGGATCGACAGCGGGAGCGTATACAAGAAATGA